The following proteins come from a genomic window of Desulfurococcus sp.:
- a CDS encoding DUF2118 domain-containing protein, translating to MSDYIFPELFVKNVESKRIICRRGDEFTMTSQPSDSCSEIYGSIPYEDVLRYIDLENPALKASIILVDRRELPKALLFEEGTPLCLQEVTGRRLYYIGGLKHVRRGELVVYTVTGKHEVRSTRSVCEGFLLAVIDLTWEKPEKIVLVVSVEQPREISIRESERSSF from the coding sequence TTGAGCGACTACATCTTCCCCGAGCTCTTCGTAAAGAACGTGGAGTCTAAGAGAATTATATGCCGTAGGGGAGACGAGTTCACAATGACTAGTCAACCCTCAGACTCATGTAGTGAGATCTACGGTAGCATACCCTACGAGGATGTACTCAGGTACATAGACCTGGAGAATCCTGCTCTAAAAGCAAGCATCATACTAGTTGATAGGAGAGAGCTACCGAAAGCACTTCTCTTCGAGGAGGGCACCCCCCTCTGCCTTCAAGAGGTGACTGGGAGGAGGCTTTATTACATCGGCGGCTTAAAGCATGTTAGGAGAGGAGAACTAGTAGTGTACACTGTAACCGGGAAGCACGAGGTGAGGAGTACACGCTCTGTGTGCGAGGGGTTTTTACTAGCTGTTATAGATTTGACATGGGAGAAGCCTGAGAAAATAGTACTGGTGGTGTCAGTTGAGCAGCCAAGAGAAATCTCTATTAGAGAAAGTGAAAGAAGCAGCTTTTAA
- the fni gene encoding type 2 isopentenyl-diphosphate Delta-isomerase has product MDEVQARKLQHLELALDPRVDYKDYCRSIYSEIKLIHKALPGLSFSDVSLEVEFLGYKLSAPLMITGMTGGHPSLTKVNKMLAELAESKRIAIGVGSQRAMVTSGFNSDVVASYRVVRDTARSVPVIGNIGLNTLNDIELDVVVKLVEVLDADALAIHLNPAQEVVQPEGDTRLRAELVDKVKELVSVLGKPIVIKEVGSGLSMEVVELFHRAGVRIFDVAGACGTNWALIEAYRNPPGTPRYESGLKLSEWGIPTPLSVIEARHAARDSIIIASGGVWDGFKAAVNIALGADMAGVAKPILGKLLKEGVTAAEVYLDSYIYELKTAMYLTGARTTRDLRSVPVVLGSNIVGVMLQRGIDLYKYLSHERKGH; this is encoded by the coding sequence TTGGATGAAGTACAGGCTAGAAAACTCCAGCATCTAGAACTAGCTTTAGACCCGCGTGTAGACTACAAGGATTATTGCAGGAGCATTTACAGCGAGATAAAACTAATACACAAGGCTCTCCCAGGGTTAAGCTTCAGTGATGTGAGCCTAGAGGTTGAATTCCTCGGGTACAAGCTCTCAGCACCCTTAATGATAACAGGGATGACAGGCGGCCACCCCTCTCTTACAAAAGTGAATAAGATGCTCGCTGAGCTCGCTGAATCAAAGCGTATTGCGATAGGTGTAGGCAGCCAGAGAGCAATGGTTACCAGTGGATTCAATAGTGATGTTGTAGCCAGCTATAGAGTCGTCAGGGATACAGCTAGAAGTGTCCCAGTTATCGGTAACATTGGGTTGAATACACTAAACGATATTGAACTCGACGTCGTTGTAAAACTAGTGGAAGTATTGGATGCAGACGCTCTAGCCATACACTTGAATCCAGCCCAAGAGGTAGTACAGCCGGAAGGTGATACACGACTGAGAGCAGAGCTAGTCGATAAAGTTAAAGAGCTAGTCTCAGTACTCGGCAAACCGATTGTAATCAAGGAGGTAGGCAGCGGGCTCTCCATGGAGGTCGTTGAACTGTTCCACAGAGCGGGAGTTAGAATATTCGATGTAGCCGGGGCATGCGGCACTAACTGGGCTCTCATTGAAGCATATAGAAACCCGCCTGGAACACCACGATACGAAAGCGGCTTAAAGCTCTCGGAATGGGGAATCCCCACTCCTCTCTCAGTGATCGAGGCGCGGCATGCAGCCAGGGACTCAATTATCATTGCTAGCGGTGGAGTCTGGGATGGATTCAAGGCTGCAGTCAACATAGCTTTAGGTGCTGACATGGCTGGAGTAGCTAAGCCTATTCTAGGAAAACTCTTAAAAGAGGGGGTTACTGCAGCTGAAGTATACCTTGACTCCTACATCTACGAATTGAAGACTGCTATGTACCTCACTGGTGCCAGGACCACTAGGGATTTGAGAAGCGTGCCAGTGGTGCTGGGCTCCAATATTGTAGGCGTCATGCTTCAGAGAGGTATAGATCTATACAAGTACTTAAGCCATGAGAGGAAAGGGCATTGA
- a CDS encoding DNA-directed RNA polymerase subunit N, protein MLFPVRCFTCGRPIGHLWEEYLKRVEKGEDPGKVLDDLGVKRYCCRRMFLSHVDVSKEVLYFPKIS, encoded by the coding sequence GTGCTCTTCCCTGTTAGATGCTTCACTTGTGGCAGGCCCATAGGGCATTTATGGGAGGAATACTTAAAGAGAGTTGAGAAAGGCGAGGATCCAGGCAAGGTTCTAGATGATTTAGGTGTTAAGAGGTATTGCTGTAGAAGGATGTTTTTATCCCATGTAGATGTATCCAAGGAGGTATTATACTTCCCTAAGATATCTTAA
- the rpsB gene encoding 30S ribosomal protein S2, which translates to MGDPSWTDEEKEAPISKPESGVVELLVPIEKYLSAGVHIGTHVCTKFMEPFVYRVRSDGLYILDVRKIDERLRIAGRFLARYQPEKIAAVSVRQYGRKPVSKMCQYVGCKPFIGRFIPGTFTNPSLKNYFEPDVVVITDTRSDLQALKEAADVGIPVVAFADTDNRVEYVDLIIPGNNKGRKSLALLYWILTRQILRERGVLPPNADLPEQPSDFEATA; encoded by the coding sequence ATGGGTGATCCAAGCTGGACGGATGAGGAGAAGGAGGCACCGATCTCTAAGCCTGAAAGCGGTGTTGTAGAGCTCCTAGTACCAATAGAGAAATACCTTTCGGCCGGTGTCCACATAGGTACGCATGTGTGCACTAAATTCATGGAGCCATTCGTTTACAGGGTTCGATCAGATGGACTATACATTCTCGACGTGAGGAAGATAGATGAAAGATTGAGGATAGCTGGTAGATTCCTAGCTAGATACCAGCCGGAGAAGATAGCAGCTGTCTCTGTTAGACAATACGGGAGGAAGCCGGTGTCAAAGATGTGCCAGTATGTTGGCTGCAAGCCATTTATCGGCAGGTTCATACCAGGCACCTTCACTAACCCGAGCCTGAAGAACTACTTTGAGCCCGATGTAGTGGTGATCACTGATACAAGATCCGATCTACAAGCTCTCAAGGAGGCAGCTGATGTAGGGATACCAGTAGTAGCCTTCGCTGACACGGACAACAGGGTTGAATACGTTGACTTAATAATACCTGGGAATAACAAGGGGAGAAAGAGTCTCGCACTACTATACTGGATACTCACAAGGCAGATACTACGCGAGAGAGGTGTTCTCCCACCTAACGCTGACCTTCCAGAGCAGCCCTCGGATTTCGAGGCCACAGCATAA
- a CDS encoding 30S ribosomal protein S9 has translation MSQSTSTGVKVVLSTGKRKTSIARAVIKPGIGRVWINGVPLELIPIEMARVKIMEPLLLAGDLAKTIDIKVTVEGGGYMSQAEAARIAIARGLVEYFGHEELKRILKEYDRHMLSGDPRQTEPKKWGRYSARRRWQKSYR, from the coding sequence ATGAGCCAGTCAACGAGCACGGGAGTAAAGGTGGTTTTATCAACAGGTAAAAGAAAGACTAGTATAGCTAGAGCTGTAATAAAACCAGGGATTGGCAGAGTCTGGATCAACGGGGTACCATTAGAGTTAATTCCCATTGAGATGGCTAGAGTTAAAATAATGGAGCCGCTCCTCCTAGCCGGCGACCTAGCTAAGACAATCGATATCAAGGTGACCGTTGAAGGAGGAGGCTACATGAGTCAAGCAGAGGCTGCAAGAATAGCTATAGCTAGAGGTCTAGTAGAGTACTTCGGGCACGAGGAGCTTAAAAGAATACTTAAAGAGTATGATCGACACATGCTAAGCGGGGATCCCCGTCAAACGGAACCTAAAAAGTGGGGTAGGTATAGTGCTAGAAGAAGATGGCAGAAGAGCTATAGGTAG
- a CDS encoding glutamate--tRNA ligase: protein MSSQEKSLLEKVKEAAFKHALVNAVKHEGKADLKAVVSKIAGEIPEIRSRLREFIKVIEEVIVEVNKLSLEEQIKLVRANWPELLEEKKSPVEKELPPLPNAEVGRVVTRFAPNPDFTIHLGNARPALLSYWYAEMYNGRMILRFEDTDPRVKAPYPEAYTRIKEALKWLGVKWSEEYVQSLRMEIFYDIARKLIARGGAYIDECSDKQFKSYRNAGRACPHRDTPVEDNLEKFDRMLEGRYGEGEAVLRVKTDLQHPDPSVRDWVAFRIIDTSRTPHPVTGDKYIVWPTYNFAAGVDDYLMGVTHILRAKEHLTNTVKQKYLYTHMGWKYPETIHFGRLSLEGLILSKSKMRKLVEEQGIQPYDDPRFGTIEGLRRRGILRETIWRIVKDVGVKPIDARVSLVNLYAINRILVDASANRYMAVEDPVPVVLKGIKEPLRAQIPVHPSRREFYEYLIEDGAIIYISPRDVSLIEQSSHKLFRAMGLANFTLGDPVSIGGKPGFTAYLYSIPQEDARKSNAPIIQWVNSAESIELLLLIPEGMELKKTRYLAEKRILSEKPDSIVQLYRVGFARIEAVEDTRIIAVFAHE from the coding sequence TTGAGCAGCCAAGAGAAATCTCTATTAGAGAAAGTGAAAGAAGCAGCTTTTAAACACGCCTTAGTCAACGCAGTCAAGCATGAGGGTAAAGCAGACCTTAAAGCCGTGGTCTCAAAAATAGCTGGTGAAATACCTGAGATACGTAGCAGGTTGCGAGAGTTCATTAAGGTTATCGAGGAAGTCATAGTAGAAGTGAACAAGCTCAGCCTGGAGGAGCAGATTAAGCTAGTGAGAGCGAACTGGCCTGAGCTCCTGGAAGAAAAGAAGAGCCCTGTAGAGAAGGAGCTACCCCCTCTACCTAACGCTGAAGTTGGAAGAGTCGTAACAAGGTTCGCGCCTAACCCCGACTTCACAATACACCTCGGTAATGCGAGACCGGCCCTACTAAGCTACTGGTATGCAGAAATGTATAATGGTAGAATGATACTCAGATTCGAGGATACAGACCCAAGGGTAAAAGCACCCTACCCTGAAGCCTACACGAGGATAAAAGAAGCCTTGAAGTGGCTGGGCGTGAAGTGGAGCGAGGAGTACGTGCAGAGTCTCCGCATGGAGATATTCTACGATATTGCTCGTAAATTAATAGCGAGAGGTGGAGCCTACATTGATGAATGCAGCGATAAACAGTTTAAATCCTATAGGAACGCTGGGAGAGCCTGCCCCCACAGGGATACACCTGTTGAAGACAACCTCGAGAAATTCGATAGAATGCTGGAGGGACGCTACGGGGAGGGTGAGGCTGTCCTAAGAGTTAAAACCGACCTCCAGCACCCCGACCCCAGTGTCAGAGACTGGGTGGCCTTCCGTATAATAGACACCTCGAGGACTCCTCACCCAGTGACAGGGGATAAATACATTGTATGGCCAACATATAATTTTGCTGCAGGAGTAGACGACTACCTCATGGGGGTCACGCACATACTAAGAGCGAAGGAGCACCTAACCAATACCGTCAAACAGAAGTATCTTTATACCCACATGGGCTGGAAGTACCCTGAGACAATACACTTCGGACGACTATCTCTCGAGGGATTAATACTGAGTAAATCCAAGATGAGGAAGCTCGTAGAAGAGCAGGGCATCCAACCCTACGACGATCCAAGATTCGGAACCATAGAGGGTTTACGTAGAAGAGGGATTCTACGTGAAACCATATGGAGGATAGTTAAAGATGTCGGTGTTAAGCCTATTGATGCTAGAGTAAGCCTCGTAAACCTCTACGCTATCAACAGGATCCTAGTAGATGCATCCGCGAACAGGTATATGGCAGTTGAGGACCCCGTGCCCGTGGTATTAAAAGGGATAAAGGAGCCTCTGAGAGCCCAGATACCAGTGCACCCATCGAGAAGAGAATTCTACGAGTACCTAATAGAAGATGGAGCAATAATATACATCTCGCCTAGAGATGTAAGCTTAATAGAGCAGAGCAGCCACAAGCTCTTCAGAGCTATGGGTCTAGCTAACTTTACTCTAGGAGACCCTGTGAGTATAGGAGGAAAACCCGGCTTCACAGCCTACCTCTACAGTATCCCTCAAGAGGATGCAAGGAAATCTAACGCGCCGATAATCCAGTGGGTTAATAGCGCTGAAAGCATCGAGCTTCTCCTGCTAATACCGGAGGGGATGGAGTTAAAGAAAACAAGGTATCTAGCTGAAAAACGCATTCTGAGCGAGAAGCCTGACTCTATTGTCCAGCTTTATAGAGTTGGATTCGCCAGGATTGAAGCGGTAGAAGACACCAGGATTATAGCAGTCTTTGCTCACGAATAA
- the amrB gene encoding AmmeMemoRadiSam system protein B translates to MKRRIAVVAGYFYPEDPGELREMIEWSFKHPVGPGSLPLKTVETPLHGILGYVVPHAGYVYSGPVAAHAFHDMALNGKPDVVVILGTNHTGLGKPVSVYPEGVWETPLGALTVDGELSKKIVEYSDVADFDEYAHLEEHSVEVQLPFLAYLYGSAVRIVPIVIGVHTPDVAFDLARAIRRAVESLGKNTIILASSDFNHYEPHEETVRKDLMAIDEILRLDIHGFYNVMMREGISICGPGGIMTLMEYTRMLGGRVSLLKHATSGDTSGDKTHVVGYASIKFYL, encoded by the coding sequence TTGAAGCGGAGAATAGCTGTTGTAGCAGGCTATTTCTACCCAGAGGACCCCGGGGAGCTTAGAGAGATGATAGAGTGGTCTTTTAAGCATCCTGTGGGCCCTGGAAGTCTCCCCTTAAAAACTGTTGAGACCCCGTTACACGGTATCCTAGGATATGTTGTCCCCCACGCAGGCTATGTGTATAGCGGGCCTGTAGCAGCTCACGCATTCCATGATATGGCTCTCAACGGGAAACCTGACGTCGTGGTGATACTGGGTACTAATCACACAGGACTTGGGAAGCCTGTCTCAGTATACCCTGAGGGTGTCTGGGAGACCCCGCTGGGGGCTCTAACAGTGGATGGAGAGTTATCGAAGAAGATCGTTGAGTACAGTGATGTAGCAGACTTCGATGAGTATGCTCACCTAGAAGAACACTCGGTTGAAGTTCAACTACCCTTCCTCGCATACCTGTATGGTTCAGCTGTAAGAATAGTCCCTATAGTGATAGGTGTACACACACCCGACGTTGCTTTTGATCTAGCTAGGGCTATACGGAGAGCAGTTGAGTCGCTCGGGAAGAATACTATTATACTAGCTAGCAGCGATTTCAACCACTATGAGCCCCACGAGGAAACCGTGAGGAAGGATTTAATGGCTATAGATGAAATTCTAAGGCTAGACATCCACGGATTCTACAATGTAATGATGCGGGAAGGCATCAGTATCTGCGGGCCTGGTGGCATAATGACTCTAATGGAGTACACGAGAATGCTTGGAGGCAGGGTAAGCCTCTTAAAGCACGCTACAAGCGGGGATACATCCGGTGATAAAACCCATGTTGTTGGATACGCTAGCATAAAATTCTACTTGTAG